A DNA window from Flammeovirga agarivorans contains the following coding sequences:
- a CDS encoding GNAT family N-acetyltransferase, with amino-acid sequence MNYNIIIADEKHIETIADFQVKMALETEDYKLDFETVKKGVQHVIDNQSVGRYVLVMDGDKCIASMLNLYEWSDWRCGNVLWIHSLFVIEEYRRKGIFRMMYDYVKNEVDATEELRGLRLYVEKNNDRAQTTYKAMGMTKEHYDMYEWLK; translated from the coding sequence ATGAATTATAACATTATAATAGCAGACGAAAAACATATTGAAACAATAGCCGATTTTCAAGTAAAAATGGCTTTGGAAACGGAAGATTATAAACTTGACTTTGAAACTGTAAAAAAAGGTGTTCAACATGTCATTGACAACCAAAGTGTCGGAAGATATGTCTTAGTTATGGACGGTGACAAGTGCATCGCTTCAATGCTTAATCTTTATGAATGGTCTGATTGGAGATGTGGAAATGTTTTATGGATTCACTCTCTATTTGTTATTGAGGAATATAGAAGGAAAGGCATCTTCAGAATGATGTACGACTATGTTAAAAATGAGGTCGATGCTACTGAGGAATTAAGAGGTTTAAGACTATATGTTGAGAAAAACAACGATAGAGCTCAAACCACTTACAAAGCTATGGGAATGACAAAAGAGCATTACGACATGTACGAATGGCTCAAGTAG
- a CDS encoding YihY/virulence factor BrkB family protein has translation MKALQKKIRRYYLGRVILRALKIIGIAWKEFNYDHAYIYGASLAYYTIISLPAGLNLIYTWMSTFFDEEQIKEDMIEEIALVSGDVVAKQLESMINSLDKLEIDSTVSTAISIGTLIFTSTLSFHTLKVALNKFWKVPHERQQLKHIILDRIISFVMLLVVGAVFLFLVLLDSSLSLLSEVIRDWLPIATLDLIQVTRQLSTLIMSFILFAGIYKYIPDVNIKWEDAFVGALVTTILFQGGQYAIRYYLSNSSAAVSWGAGSPLIIVMAWTFYSVQITFFGAEVTYVYSEEYGRGIQQKMEKNEEDDEL, from the coding sequence ATTAAAGCACTACAAAAAAAGATTCGAAGGTATTACTTAGGAAGAGTCATACTTAGGGCTTTAAAAATAATTGGTATTGCTTGGAAAGAATTCAATTATGACCATGCGTACATTTATGGTGCGTCTTTGGCCTATTATACCATTATCTCCTTACCCGCTGGTTTAAACCTCATTTATACTTGGATGAGTACTTTCTTTGATGAAGAGCAAATCAAAGAAGATATGATAGAAGAAATTGCTTTAGTCTCTGGTGATGTTGTTGCAAAACAATTAGAATCAATGATTAATAGCTTAGACAAATTAGAGATTGATAGCACAGTTTCCACTGCTATCAGTATAGGCACCTTGATTTTCACTTCGACATTATCATTCCACACATTAAAAGTGGCTTTGAATAAATTCTGGAAAGTACCACACGAAAGACAACAATTGAAACATATAATTTTAGATCGAATTATTTCATTTGTGATGCTTTTGGTTGTTGGTGCAGTATTCTTGTTCTTGGTCCTATTGGATTCATCACTAAGTTTATTATCTGAAGTTATTCGAGATTGGTTACCCATTGCCACTCTGGACTTAATTCAGGTGACCAGACAATTATCTACTCTAATTATGTCATTTATACTGTTCGCAGGAATCTACAAATATATACCTGATGTAAATATTAAATGGGAGGATGCTTTTGTAGGAGCTTTGGTAACTACCATTCTATTCCAAGGTGGTCAATATGCCATTAGGTATTACCTGTCAAATTCAAGTGCTGCTGTTTCTTGGGGAGCAGGTTCCCCTCTGATTATAGTGATGGCTTGGACTTTTTACTCTGTACAAATTACTTTCTTTGGTGCAGAAGTTACTTATGTCTATTCTGAAGAATACGGAAGGGGCATTCAACAAAAAATGGAAAAAAACGAAGAAGACGATGAATTATAA
- a CDS encoding caspase family protein: MRKFLVSVLLLILSNSLIYAQDDSLHLVIDPQGHSSVVRRVIFSSDNHKVYSVSEDKTLRVWDVATGTLEATFWGDHNNGKEGRYNALAISPDNKLLAVGGYLPQNEIRIINLSTGKQIASLLGHENIISDLEFSSDGEYLASSSADKTVRIWYIPFLDNDVFEEEPFENFRLQEHTNTVYNLDFSEDGTRLVTCSFDGTVRMYSLSVGMKSATIMKVWETDDRFTNVDISLDNKYVVAGNSKGKVFVWNTNGTEVATLIDPEGFITSLNFSDDSEKLLLTDAKGNLFFYDTEAWLKDEQLSSDKGVFFYADFAKGNKNYCVASNGSNGNIEIWDIPNQKIIRSFEGQGVTVNQLSKISDESIAFASLKDVELNFNFSDVDLKYPQAKNEVEGLSISKDGQMLNKTGSFQLDYNGVVIKNDRNRDKDIRAFGFLGDKIVVGSGASLKAYQLDGQLSHTFEGHSGSIKELTSLKNGRYLVSSSDDQTIKIWNIESGELLLTLFLSKSNEWVVWSPKGYYHASAGGEQYIGWLINSGLGELGEFHKVNFASKEFHRKDIIQQIFKKGSFQEVENAFNLSSVDIKDLAENRPQIHWVSPEMFTVADNNTVNIQAKVVSQLPVKTFKLLVDGRPLEIGKGLVEVSQDSGYVYEINESIEVKKHQTSLQLFVENEEVNIISSPRKISKLSDQNMDIGFDLKELTERSLTLDKSNIYLLSIGISNYQMSSIDLGYADKDATSIADLYASQNRSKVFNEVKIKKIINEEANKKSIIGGFDWLKQGVGENDLAIVFIAAHGVNYKGDFYIIPHDFSMNQIQETALKWDEFADVLSKLPSQVLLYVDACNSGQLGSNFSSTNNTEDIRKLSSDENGVVIMSGSTGSETSLESEQWGHGAFTAAILEGLGQGKADYSGDQIITLRELDLFVAMKVKELTENKQHPTTQKPSTISTMNVGEFITK, from the coding sequence ATGAGAAAATTTTTGGTATCGGTTTTACTTTTGATACTATCTAATTCGTTAATATATGCACAAGATGATTCTTTACACTTAGTGATCGATCCTCAGGGGCACTCATCTGTTGTTAGAAGGGTTATTTTCTCTAGCGATAATCATAAAGTGTATTCAGTATCTGAAGATAAGACTCTACGTGTGTGGGATGTGGCTACCGGAACACTTGAAGCAACTTTTTGGGGAGACCATAATAATGGAAAAGAAGGAAGATATAATGCTTTGGCAATATCTCCTGATAATAAATTATTAGCGGTAGGTGGCTATTTGCCTCAGAATGAAATTCGAATTATTAACCTAAGTACTGGGAAACAAATCGCGTCACTTTTAGGTCATGAGAACATTATCTCTGATCTAGAGTTTTCTTCTGATGGAGAATATTTGGCATCATCAAGTGCTGATAAGACGGTGAGAATCTGGTATATCCCTTTTTTAGATAATGATGTCTTTGAAGAAGAGCCATTCGAAAACTTTAGATTACAAGAACATACTAATACGGTATACAATTTAGATTTTTCAGAGGATGGAACTCGTTTAGTGACTTGTTCTTTCGATGGTACTGTAAGAATGTATTCTTTGTCTGTGGGTATGAAGAGTGCTACCATTATGAAAGTTTGGGAAACGGATGATCGTTTTACCAACGTAGACATCTCTTTAGATAATAAATATGTTGTAGCAGGAAATTCAAAAGGGAAGGTTTTTGTTTGGAATACAAACGGCACTGAAGTAGCTACACTAATTGACCCTGAAGGGTTTATTACCAGTCTAAATTTTTCTGATGATTCTGAAAAGTTGCTACTTACAGATGCCAAAGGGAATTTATTTTTCTATGATACTGAGGCTTGGCTTAAAGACGAACAGTTGTCTTCTGATAAGGGAGTCTTCTTTTATGCAGATTTTGCCAAAGGAAACAAAAATTACTGTGTAGCATCAAACGGGTCCAATGGTAATATTGAGATCTGGGATATACCTAATCAGAAAATTATTAGATCCTTTGAAGGACAAGGTGTAACCGTGAATCAGCTTAGTAAAATAAGTGATGAAAGTATTGCTTTTGCTTCCTTAAAAGACGTAGAGTTAAATTTTAATTTCTCAGATGTCGATCTTAAATATCCCCAAGCCAAAAATGAAGTTGAAGGTTTATCTATTTCAAAGGATGGACAAATGCTTAATAAAACGGGTAGCTTTCAACTTGATTATAATGGGGTAGTCATCAAAAATGATAGAAATAGAGATAAAGACATAAGAGCTTTTGGCTTTTTAGGTGATAAGATAGTGGTTGGTAGTGGTGCTTCATTAAAAGCATATCAACTAGATGGACAACTTTCTCATACTTTTGAAGGACATTCTGGGAGTATTAAGGAATTAACTTCATTAAAAAATGGACGTTACCTTGTCTCTTCTAGTGATGATCAGACTATAAAAATATGGAACATTGAATCAGGGGAATTACTGCTTACTCTATTCTTATCTAAATCTAACGAATGGGTGGTTTGGTCACCTAAAGGATACTATCATGCTTCTGCTGGTGGAGAGCAATACATTGGTTGGTTAATTAATTCTGGTTTAGGGGAATTAGGAGAGTTCCATAAAGTAAACTTTGCATCAAAAGAATTTCACAGAAAAGATATTATCCAGCAGATATTTAAAAAAGGTAGCTTTCAAGAAGTTGAGAATGCCTTTAATTTATCATCAGTTGATATCAAAGATCTAGCAGAGAATAGACCTCAAATTCATTGGGTTTCCCCAGAAATGTTTACAGTAGCAGACAATAACACCGTAAATATTCAGGCTAAAGTGGTTTCTCAACTTCCTGTCAAAACTTTTAAATTATTAGTGGATGGCAGACCATTAGAAATAGGGAAAGGACTAGTGGAAGTATCTCAAGATAGTGGCTATGTTTACGAAATAAATGAGAGCATTGAAGTCAAAAAACATCAAACATCGCTTCAGTTATTTGTTGAAAATGAAGAAGTAAATATCATTTCTTCTCCTAGAAAAATAAGTAAGCTTTCAGATCAGAATATGGATATTGGTTTTGACTTAAAAGAGCTTACAGAGCGCTCTTTAACATTAGATAAATCCAACATTTATTTATTGTCTATTGGAATATCCAACTATCAAATGAGTTCTATTGATCTAGGATACGCTGATAAAGATGCTACATCAATTGCCGACTTATATGCTTCTCAGAACCGAAGTAAAGTGTTTAATGAAGTGAAAATCAAAAAGATTATCAATGAAGAGGCGAATAAGAAGTCTATTATTGGCGGGTTTGATTGGTTAAAACAAGGAGTCGGTGAAAATGATTTAGCTATCGTCTTTATTGCGGCACATGGAGTAAATTATAAAGGAGACTTCTATATTATCCCTCATGATTTTTCTATGAACCAAATTCAAGAGACTGCTTTGAAATGGGATGAATTTGCGGATGTTTTATCTAAATTGCCATCACAGGTGCTACTTTATGTGGATGCCTGTAATAGTGGACAATTAGGAAGTAATTTCAGCTCAACAAATAATACTGAAGATATTAGAAAATTATCTTCTGATGAAAATGGCGTAGTTATTATGTCTGGATCAACAGGTTCGGAAACTTCCTTAGAAAGTGAGCAATGGGGGCATGGAGCCTTCACTGCAGCAATTTTAGAGGGTTTAGGTCAAGGAAAAGCGGATTACTCTGGTGATCAGATTATTACATTAAGGGAGTTAGACCTGTTTGTTGCTATGAAAGTCAAGGAATTAACGGAGAATAAACAACACCCGACGACTCAAAAACCAAGTACGATCAGTACTATGAATGTTGGGGAGTTTATCACTAAATAA